In Streptococcus parasuis, the following proteins share a genomic window:
- a CDS encoding energy-coupling factor transporter ATPase, with translation MGIHLQEVSYTYQAGTPFEGRALFGVDLEIVDGSYTALIGHTGSGKSTILQLLNGLNIPTSGSVIVDDMVINATSDKKGIKQVRKKVGLVFQFPESQVFDETVLKDVAFGPQNFGISQEEAEKIAREKLALVGISEELFERSPFELSGGQMRRVAIAGILAMEPNVLVLDEPTAGLDPAGRQELMDIFKQLHANGMTIVLVTHLMDDVANYADWVYVMEKGKLIRSGKPRDVFQEVEFLETIQLGVPKITKFAANLERRGFVFERLPVTIKEFAEVMSHG, from the coding sequence ATGGGAATTCATCTCCAAGAAGTAAGCTATACCTATCAAGCTGGCACACCTTTTGAGGGGCGTGCGCTTTTCGGTGTAGATTTGGAAATTGTTGACGGTTCCTATACTGCACTGATTGGGCATACTGGTTCTGGGAAATCAACTATTTTGCAACTTTTAAATGGATTAAACATCCCCACATCTGGTAGTGTGATTGTTGATGATATGGTTATCAACGCGACTTCAGATAAAAAAGGTATTAAGCAAGTAAGAAAAAAAGTTGGCTTGGTTTTTCAGTTCCCAGAAAGTCAAGTTTTTGATGAGACAGTCTTAAAAGATGTGGCATTTGGTCCACAAAATTTTGGTATTTCCCAAGAAGAAGCTGAAAAGATTGCTCGTGAAAAACTTGCACTCGTTGGTATTTCGGAAGAGCTATTTGAAAGAAGTCCTTTCGAGTTATCTGGAGGTCAAATGCGCCGAGTTGCGATTGCAGGAATATTAGCCATGGAACCAAATGTTCTAGTATTGGATGAACCTACAGCAGGACTAGATCCTGCTGGACGTCAGGAATTAATGGACATCTTTAAACAGTTACACGCTAATGGCATGACCATCGTTCTGGTAACTCATTTAATGGATGATGTTGCTAATTATGCAGATTGGGTCTATGTGATGGAGAAAGGGAAGTTAATCCGTTCAGGAAAACCGAGAGATGTTTTTCAAGAGGTTGAATTTTTGGAAACTATTCAATTAGGTGTTCCAAAAATAACAAAATTTGCTGCGAATCTGGAGAGAAGAGGCTTTGTATTTGAACGCTTGCCAGTTACGATAAAAGAATTTGCCGAGGTGATGAGTCATGGATAA
- a CDS encoding energy-coupling factor ABC transporter ATP-binding protein: MENIIEVKNLKYKYDQEDEKYTLNDVSFHVKQGEWLSIIGHNGSGKSTTVRLIDGLLEAESGDIYISGDKLTADNVWEKRRLIGMVFQNPDNQFVGATVEDDVAFGLENQGVPLEEMRVRVQEALELVGMANFKKREPARLSGGQKQRVAIAGIVALRPNIVILDEATSMLDPEGRLELIRIVKEIKDQHNMTVISITHDLDEVALSDRVIVMKNGQIESTSTPAELFMRDDLIELDLEQPFTANLAESLRQAGIAIPLRYFTEEELEETLWEFISKK; this comes from the coding sequence ATGGAAAATATTATCGAAGTTAAAAATCTTAAGTATAAGTACGATCAAGAAGACGAAAAATATACTTTAAACGACGTTTCGTTTCACGTGAAACAAGGAGAGTGGTTGTCCATCATTGGCCATAATGGATCAGGGAAATCAACAACTGTCCGTTTAATTGATGGCTTATTGGAAGCTGAATCTGGGGACATTTACATATCCGGCGATAAATTGACAGCTGATAATGTCTGGGAAAAACGCCGTCTAATTGGAATGGTCTTTCAAAATCCAGATAATCAATTCGTTGGGGCTACAGTAGAGGATGATGTTGCTTTTGGTTTGGAAAACCAAGGGGTTCCTCTTGAAGAAATGCGTGTTCGTGTTCAAGAAGCTTTGGAATTGGTTGGCATGGCTAATTTTAAGAAGAGAGAACCTGCTAGACTCTCTGGTGGACAAAAACAGCGTGTTGCAATAGCAGGTATCGTGGCTTTGCGTCCCAATATTGTTATTTTGGATGAAGCAACGTCTATGTTAGATCCTGAAGGGCGTTTGGAATTAATTCGTATTGTGAAGGAAATTAAAGATCAACATAATATGACGGTTATTTCTATTACGCATGATTTAGACGAAGTTGCACTAAGTGATCGTGTGATTGTGATGAAGAATGGGCAAATTGAATCAACCAGTACCCCAGCAGAATTATTTATGAGGGACGATTTGATTGAGCTTGATTTAGAACAGCCATTTACAGCAAATTTAGCTGAATCATTGCGCCAGGCGGGAATCGCTATTCCGCTACGCTATTTTACAGAGGAAGAATTAGAGGAAACTTTATGGGAATTCATCTCCAAGAAGTAA
- the pgsA gene encoding CDP-diacylglycerol--glycerol-3-phosphate 3-phosphatidyltransferase, giving the protein MKKENIPNALTIGRILVIPIFILLLTLWNNAISHTLAAIIFALASITDYLDGYLARKWKVVTNFGKFADPMADKILVMTAFIMLVELGFAPAWVVAIIICRELAVTGLRLLLVENGGTVLAAAMPGKIKTFSQMFAVIFLLLHWNLLGHITLYIALFFTLYSGYDYFKGASFLFKDTFK; this is encoded by the coding sequence ATGAAAAAAGAAAATATTCCCAATGCATTAACAATTGGTCGGATTCTCGTTATCCCCATCTTTATTTTATTATTAACGCTTTGGAACAATGCAATCAGCCATACACTGGCTGCAATTATCTTTGCTTTAGCTAGTATTACAGACTATTTAGATGGTTATTTAGCTAGAAAATGGAAAGTTGTTACAAATTTCGGAAAGTTTGCAGATCCAATGGCGGATAAAATACTGGTAATGACAGCTTTTATTATGCTAGTTGAATTGGGATTTGCCCCTGCTTGGGTTGTTGCGATTATCATTTGTAGGGAGCTTGCTGTAACTGGTTTGCGTTTACTTTTAGTTGAAAATGGTGGGACAGTCCTAGCCGCAGCAATGCCAGGGAAAATTAAAACCTTTTCTCAAATGTTTGCGGTCATTTTCCTACTCTTGCATTGGAACCTGCTTGGTCACATAACATTGTATATCGCACTTTTCTTCACCCTGTATTCAGGTTATGATTATTTCAAGGGTGCTTCATTTCTTTTCAAAGATACATTCAAATAA
- the rodZ gene encoding cytoskeleton protein RodZ yields the protein MRQKSIGEVLRSARESRGWNLIDVQRMTKIQAKYLQALEYNDFEYIPDSNYIESFLVTYADALELDSAVLLDAYKKNSLVIYYEEGEEEELSTELKRRYKLRKKNKKDSFLPLFYLLLAAGLMIIFVTFVIHSRMKQISLFSNQSTSYSVSRQVTNSTSSIASTSTSGNVIEESSSNSSSSTSSSTTSASEMIQVTGSGESISATVSKITYPIDITVTADNTTSWISLSDTTLSGGVTLTPDNPSATTKIEEGVSSATLVLGVVKGVTITIGGQKLDTSALTTQTGSITLYFEQ from the coding sequence ATGAGGCAAAAAAGTATCGGTGAAGTTCTTCGATCAGCTCGAGAAAGTAGGGGCTGGAACCTAATTGATGTGCAGAGAATGACGAAAATTCAGGCTAAATATTTACAAGCATTAGAATATAATGATTTCGAATATATACCAGACAGTAACTACATAGAAAGTTTTTTGGTAACGTATGCGGATGCGCTTGAATTAGATTCTGCTGTATTACTAGATGCTTATAAAAAGAACAGTCTAGTAATCTACTATGAAGAAGGAGAAGAGGAAGAACTTTCTACGGAGTTAAAAAGACGTTATAAGTTAAGAAAAAAGAATAAAAAAGATTCTTTTCTTCCTTTGTTTTACTTGTTACTAGCAGCTGGTTTGATGATTATTTTTGTGACATTTGTGATTCATAGTCGTATGAAGCAAATTTCACTATTCTCAAATCAAAGTACATCTTATAGTGTGTCTAGGCAAGTGACAAATTCAACAAGCTCAATAGCAAGTACATCAACATCAGGAAATGTCATAGAGGAGTCTTCTTCAAATAGTTCTAGTTCTACTAGCAGTTCAACAACTAGCGCTTCTGAAATGATTCAGGTAACTGGATCTGGAGAAAGTATTAGTGCTACCGTATCAAAGATTACCTATCCAATTGATATTACTGTAACTGCAGACAATACAACTAGTTGGATTAGTTTATCTGATACAACACTTTCAGGTGGCGTAACACTGACCCCTGATAACCCATCAGCAACAACAAAAATAGAGGAAGGAGTATCTTCAGCTACTCTCGTTTTAGGTGTTGTAAAAGGGGTTACTATTACAATCGGTGGTCAAAAGTTGGATACATCGGCTTTAACTACTCAGACAGGAAGTATTACCCTGTACTTTGAACAATAA
- the yfmH gene encoding EF-P 5-aminopentanol modification-associated protein YfmH has protein sequence MKLIEKCYPYMKESLYYAKLDNGLTVTLLPKTDFNEAYGVLTTEFGALHTQFKADGKEIVHYPAGIAHFLEHKLFESEEDGDVMNQFAKLGASANAYTGFRQTSYLFSTTQEVLSCLNLLQSFVTKPHFTKENVEREQGIIEQEIEMYQDDADYRLYMGILASLYPGTPLAYDIAGTVESISQITADALYENYLAFYRPSNMHMFIVGNFIIEEVWEEIIQTQENSVQDSRSFEKLALTHLPILEHQTEQFEVATSKLAIGLRGNDVISRQEIPRYQVCLQLLFAMLFGWTSKRYQALYEDGIIDSSFQFQIEVSPDYHFVVITTDTESPIRLSSLIMKAIHQFENDKDINHQQLALLKNEMYGDFIRSLNSLEFTASHFVTQVTDEQTIFDFPEIIQSITLEDVFEVGRQFIYNCDMTDFTIFPR, from the coding sequence ATGAAACTAATTGAAAAATGCTATCCGTATATGAAGGAGAGTCTTTATTATGCTAAACTTGACAATGGGTTGACAGTAACTTTACTTCCAAAAACTGATTTTAATGAGGCCTATGGAGTATTAACGACAGAATTTGGGGCTCTACATACTCAATTTAAAGCAGATGGTAAAGAAATTGTTCACTATCCCGCAGGGATTGCCCATTTTTTGGAGCATAAACTATTTGAATCAGAAGAAGATGGCGATGTGATGAATCAATTTGCCAAATTAGGTGCTAGTGCAAATGCCTATACTGGATTTCGTCAAACAAGCTATCTTTTTTCAACTACCCAAGAAGTGTTATCTTGTTTGAATTTACTGCAATCATTTGTTACTAAGCCTCATTTTACAAAAGAAAATGTAGAGCGTGAGCAAGGAATTATTGAACAAGAAATCGAAATGTACCAAGACGATGCAGATTATCGTCTTTATATGGGAATTTTAGCTTCACTCTATCCGGGAACTCCATTAGCTTATGATATTGCTGGTACTGTTGAATCAATTTCACAAATTACAGCTGATGCTTTGTATGAAAATTATTTAGCCTTCTATCGTCCAAGTAATATGCATATGTTTATTGTTGGAAATTTTATTATAGAAGAGGTATGGGAAGAAATTATTCAAACCCAAGAGAACTCTGTGCAAGATAGTAGGTCGTTTGAAAAACTTGCCTTGACACATTTACCAATTTTAGAACATCAAACAGAGCAATTTGAGGTAGCTACTTCAAAATTAGCAATAGGGTTAAGAGGGAATGATGTTATTTCAAGGCAGGAAATTCCAAGATACCAAGTATGTTTACAATTATTATTTGCAATGTTATTTGGTTGGACTTCAAAACGCTATCAAGCCTTATATGAGGATGGAATAATTGATTCTTCGTTTCAATTTCAAATTGAGGTAAGCCCAGACTATCACTTCGTAGTCATTACGACAGATACTGAGTCACCAATTCGATTATCTAGTTTAATTATGAAAGCCATTCACCAATTTGAAAATGATAAAGATATCAATCATCAACAACTTGCATTATTAAAAAATGAAATGTATGGTGATTTTATTCGAAGTTTAAATTCACTTGAATTTACTGCCAGTCACTTTGTGACTCAAGTCACTGATGAGCAGACTATTTTTGATTTTCCAGAGATTATTCAATCTATTACACTGGAGGATGTTTTTGAGGTTGGGAGGCAGTTTATTTACAACTGTGATATGACAGATTTTACGATTTTTCCCCGATAG
- the yfmF gene encoding EF-P 5-aminopentanol modification-associated protein YfmF has product MQLQEGVNLHFIESSKFTTNRIRVRFAATMSEKTVAGRVLLANLLEMGNQDYPTARQLRMKLAALYGAHFSTSVSKRGRVHFVDVNISYVKSSFLLNKEDITIEIIDFLYACLFRPLTEGKAFNKKMFEVEKRNLLSFLESEVEDNFYHADVEMSRLYFNDEDIQVPRVARIDLVQKETAESVYEAYKKMLKMDRIDIFVAGEVNQLEVQNKFKNFEFTYRNPKLELEYSQDYSNIVHEKVERKVAQQSILELAYHLQVIYNDVNYPALLVFNGLLGAFSHSKLFMNVREKESLAYTIGSQVNIFSGMLKVYAGINREDRLRTMKLINREFLAIKRGQITEDDLELTKKSLTHSATLAQDRQNNLIEQAYNEVCLGERNLTWQQWIDGIHAVSIDDVVKVGKVIRLQAIYFMEGVAQ; this is encoded by the coding sequence ATGCAATTACAAGAAGGAGTTAATCTTCATTTTATAGAATCAAGTAAGTTTACGACCAATAGAATTCGTGTGCGTTTTGCTGCAACAATGAGTGAAAAAACAGTGGCAGGTCGTGTGCTACTAGCCAATTTACTAGAAATGGGAAATCAAGATTATCCAACAGCGCGTCAACTTCGAATGAAATTAGCTGCTTTATACGGAGCACATTTTTCAACCTCTGTTTCTAAGAGGGGACGAGTTCATTTTGTTGATGTGAACATCTCGTATGTGAAATCATCGTTTTTGCTCAATAAAGAAGATATAACCATAGAAATAATTGATTTTCTATATGCCTGTCTATTTCGACCGTTGACAGAAGGAAAAGCTTTCAATAAAAAAATGTTCGAAGTGGAGAAAAGAAATTTATTAAGTTTTTTAGAATCTGAGGTAGAAGATAATTTTTATCATGCGGATGTTGAAATGAGTCGTCTCTATTTTAATGATGAAGATATACAGGTGCCACGAGTTGCTCGAATTGATTTAGTACAAAAGGAGACAGCTGAATCTGTTTATGAAGCATACAAAAAAATGCTAAAAATGGACAGAATTGATATTTTTGTTGCTGGAGAAGTCAATCAATTAGAGGTTCAAAATAAATTTAAAAACTTTGAATTTACATATCGAAATCCAAAATTGGAGTTAGAGTACTCACAAGATTATTCCAATATCGTTCATGAAAAAGTGGAACGAAAAGTTGCTCAACAATCTATTTTAGAATTAGCATATCATTTACAAGTTATTTACAACGATGTAAACTATCCTGCATTGTTGGTTTTTAATGGTCTGTTAGGTGCCTTTTCTCATTCTAAATTATTTATGAATGTTCGGGAAAAAGAAAGTCTGGCCTATACGATTGGGAGTCAAGTGAATATTTTTTCAGGTATGTTGAAAGTATATGCTGGAATTAATCGAGAAGATCGATTGAGGACAATGAAGCTCATAAATCGTGAATTTCTTGCAATAAAACGTGGTCAAATTACAGAGGATGACTTGGAATTAACAAAAAAATCACTAACTCATTCTGCAACGCTGGCTCAAGATAGGCAAAATAATCTAATTGAACAGGCCTATAATGAAGTCTGCTTAGGAGAACGAAATCTAACTTGGCAACAGTGGATTGATGGTATTCATGCGGTATCGATAGACGATGTTGTAAAAGTTGGAAAAGTTATTCGTTTACAGGCTATTTACTTTATGGAAGGAGTTGCTCAATGA